AAATGATTTATGGATGGTAAACAGTTGGCAGAAAAAGACAAGACGCTGACGAGAGTAGGCAAAGACGTGGTAAACGCCCATTTCTCTTGCAATATTTCTAACACCATCGGCTCTGAGATCAGTCTGCCTGTTCAACAAATCTGCTATAAGCCCGGTAAGTATTACTTAATTACTATCAGCTGTACAAATGTTCAAATTTGCCTTTTTCAAATCTTCATGAACTGAAGTAGTCATTGTATTGAGCTCATATCATATTAagattcttttcttcttctcttgtttTATTCCTGAAGTTTTTCCCTGAAACAATGACAGAAATCTGGCTTTTACTGGGTTGTGGAGCAGGTATGTTGTGTCTTCTGTGTAATCCTTACATTTTAACATGTGTGGCATTGCTGAAATGCAGAGCAATTAAGCTTGAAGCAATGAACACAGGATTCAAATACATAAACTATTTACTTTACATGTCTAATACAATTTATTTTCATCCTCATCAGTTACTCTTCTGGTCATCCTAATTGTCATCATTTGTTGTGTCAGCACCAGACCAAAAGAGCATGTGCTGCCAAACGGTgagaatttatttgtttatttttagttattttaaaacCACTGCATATAATCTGTTAGTTACTTAAGAAGCTTCATTTCAGTCTAAACTTCTGAAAGGTTACTTGTGGAGCTCCCCAAGGTGCAGTGCTAGGACcactatatttatatttagactTAAGGTAGCAGGTTAAAACATTTCAGACTGCAGatgatttaaatatattttgaaaatattgTTAAATTATGGACGAGGCATCTAAACCTGATCTTTCAAAAAACCCATGCTGCAAATGGAAGCAATGCTCTTTCTTATTTAAGATGATAACACTTAAATggaaggtttattttttttttaaattttactgaCATAATGATTGAGCGGCCTAAAACTGCAGGGTCACATAGCTACAGAAATCACCTCTGTCGTGTCACATAGGATGGGTGGGGGTGTCGGGGTCTGATCCAAATTCCACATGAACCATGTAACTCCAGCACACCACAACATTGTCTTAGTTGTGTATGTTTACTGCAAAGGAgatcaaattatttttatttatcctttttttttaaaaaaaatccttttgtgTTTAGTTGACACAACCCCATCAAAGCCATTTTCTCAGTAATACCAACACTTTAAGAGATGATGATATATTTGTTGCTGATTTTGTACCACTGgacataatataaaataaatctaatataagATTCGTATAACCAAAGTTCAGACGATGTGCAGACGCTTGCAGTGATTAAAAACTGCACGGGGAAGTCATAAGTCACATTTATAGTAGTAGAACGTGTGGGCCGCCTCCCAAAACCTCTTCAGTGATTCCCTTTAAAAATGTCAAACCTAAACTGACAcaactgtatatttctggatttataattcatttattattacAGAGGGTTCTGCTGCTGACACACAGTCTGGCAATGCGTCCAATCAAAGGCTCTGGACCTTCATGAAGATATATATGAATCTCCAGTAAGTGTTCCTCAACCTCACCCCCACCTACCTCAGGCTCCTTCTCCATCAGAGAGGTGATGCTCTGGGTATTTAAAGCCAGTGTTACCAGCCGGAGATCGGACCACAGCCTCCACCCCAAACTGCTGCACCTGCAATAGCTCCTGTTGGTGGTCGGTCCACCAGAgattaattttaataataatttctaATTTAacagtcattttatttttttaatacaaatttTTGAATATGATGGCACATAAAGGTCTTTAAATGTATgaaatgtgtatgtatgtctgtAAATTATTAAGTGACCTGTACAGTGATTGATTTACATCTTAAGATGTatgttttatctttgttttaattaagttAAATTAAGTTAAATCATTATTACTTTTTCTGACATTAAACATAAGTAAACAAGTAATAAAACacagatttagatttttttttaatgcaaaaaaaattggaTAATTACAAGTGTGCCTAATTTAGCAGTTTCTgtctattttaaaatgtaaactgtgacgtgtatataaataaaatgaatgggTACACACAAAATCCAAATAAGATTTTGAAATCCATAATAATCTGTTTTaagcaggaataaataacaagTTAATGTTTCAACTCATTGTTGGGTGTCTTCCTCTCGTGTACTCACATGTATTAGAATTGTTACATAGGACATTTTTGTCAGCCTCAAAAAGGCAGTTTCGGATGTCCTTTCTcccttacggccataccaccctgaacaagcccgatctcgtctgatctcggaagctaagcagggtcgggccttGTCAggacttggatgggagaccgcctgggaataccaggtgctgtaagcttttgcacttacacacaaactgcagagggcaaAGCTACTCACTCCCTACCTCAATAACAATCATTAGTACTCAGTTGGTATCCTTCATGATAACATTTTCTGCATCAACGTCCAAACAGGAGTACTTAAAAGTTTCAGTGACAACATGATGCAGAGTTTGAGCTCTGACTCACATTCAGCTTATCTCAATAACCCATTAATCTTGCTTCATGGGACACCCTGAATCTCCTGAAATTAAGAATACATACTTTATTGGCCACATTACACTCACAGAGGTGTTTATTTtcaattatttaaaataaaatgcacttttaattttacaaaataatggtggaatattcattttctttgcttgacagtgaaaggaaaaacaccaacaaaaagGACGCTGTAGCAGTAACAAGAAAAATCAGTTTGTATTATCAGATTTTAAGAGGAAGTCATTTcagaaaaacatacatttatattttatgtcTAAATTACAAATTATCACCCAAATTAGGACAGTTTGTATTTGAGTTTTCGGTTACCTCTTGAACATCTCTAACTGgagattatatttaaatatatttgctgAAGCAAGAAACCTAAAAAAGCAAAGTCTTTGTTCTAAGTGTCACACTTACTTTGTTCTTTATCTGTGAAAGCAGACGAGGCCTCTTGGATCACTTCCCTTCAAAACCATACATGCGCACGCACGTAAACGTGATGATACCATGCTCTGACAGGAAACAACCTCTAAAATGGAAAGAGGCTGTTAGCTGAATGTGATGACAACAGTGAAGAAGAAGATGGCTTCTGCTGCCACCATCGCCGTGGTTCTGCTCTGCTGCTTCATCACTGCCTCCACAGGTACGCTACACTTCATCTCTGTATGCTGTCAGGTGTAGTTTTTGGTGAACTGTATAAGCAATTAGCTTTAAAATCCAAAGTTTATGGCTTTAATTTCAAATGTTAAGTgtcaaaattcaaatttttttgAAAGATAAAATCATTTATAAGTGTTTAGCTGCACACTGAATAATTTTTTAACATATCACAGACATTTGATCTGTTGCTATGTAGCATGCAGTCCTTTTTTTCTGTACGAAGCTCCCACTAAAAAGCTCCCACGTAAAAATGCCTTCATTTAATTGTAGTTGATGAACTAAAGcataaatataattattttatttaaaaacttaGATTCAATTTCATCTCGTTAATTGTTTGTTATTCTGCGCTGTCATTTACCATCATTAACAGTTTCTTACTTATGAAATGCAAATTTGGCTTCATTCCTcaatagaggactcagaaactgAACAGTGCtgactaaaaagaaaaactagttTGTCTTCACTGGACTGGACTTAATTAAAGTTATCACTGTCTTTACATAAAGacttttgaatttaaaaaaaaatcatttaaatgatGAGTAACAAAATCCACGTAGGTTGAAGTCAACCACACACAGAGTGGGGCGTAGCGCTGCAGCGCTTCACCCCCATATGTGGAATCTATAAGTCATAAACTGCATCACTTCACTTCTTCTTAGTTTTACAttgaatgttttgattatttcagCACTATTTACAGGAATAAGTGATCTTCACACGATGTCAGTGATGCCTTTTGACAGTTTTCTTTGCAGGTCATGCATCATGTTGACTGGTTGTGTTTGAATTTTACAATCTTTACAatttttaccaaaaaaaaaaaaaaagacattctcACATGACAGTTATAAAGAtaaatgcctttttgtcttttctgcaACTGTAAAGTTGTGAGAGGTATTTTTTAGGAAAGGCATGCAAGAGTCACAGGGAAGTGGTAACGGTCACGGGCAGACGCTCAGAGCTCTCTGGGTTAGAGTCTTGAGAACCGCTTGTGGTTAAGatggagagaaacagaaaacttatggttaaaattttaaaagataatgccttttctcttccttttttgCTACATGAAAGGTGTGGGGCAATTACCCACGAGTCACTTTGTGACTGCCTCTGAACAAAGGCACTCAACCAGCTTTGACTAGCGTCTCAAAATTAGTGATAACAAGAAGCTTATTTTCTTGTTATCACTTTGGAAAATATTAATGTTGTGACTCTTGAGCAGACGACTGATATAACCTCTGATTTCCTGTGGGTTCCCCTAATAGAAAATGAAACTGTCAAGTTGTTCAGTGATTGCAAAATCCATTTTACTGAGTACGTCTAATTGTCTTCTCAGTGTCTCATAATCATGAAGAAATGCCATGtgcctttaaaaaatattatctgGTGCTCACAACTGACGACAAACTAAAGTTAGGTTTAGTTTATGTTTAAATGTGCACGGTGGTCTGAAGAGAAACAACAGGATATGAGATAACAATCATTGAGCCTCAGTGATCTGTCCTATCATAGACATTTGTCAGCTACACAGCGAGTGTATAAACTTGTTGTAGCGCACGCACAAATGTAGCAGATTAAAAGAACTCAACCTACACAGAGATCAATCTAAAAACGTGATCATCTTCTACAGTAGTCGACTTTTATTGGGAAgaccaaaaaagacaaaaaccttaTTCTGAAATATCAGCTGATTGTCAGTGATTTATCAAATTAAAACAACGTATCGAACATCTCCTGATGGGTTTTTAGTAATTTCTTACAAAAAAGCCACTCAGAGACATTTGGACATGCAGGAAATGTGTTTAATGCTGTGCACAAAGTCATTAGTTTTGGTATATTTATGTTTACAGCCTGCTAATGTCCCCTCTAAGTTAGAAATATTTTACAATTTGCAAACAGAATGTAAATGTTAGTGCCTGATACTTTCTTTGTGCATTGTGATCTCTTTACAGCTAACATGGCTAATCtctttcttcatctttctgTTTCAAAGGCTCTCAGGATGATTGTGTGTACGCTGCAACAGGATCAAGCTTTACTGTGCCACTTAGATATAAGTTGAAGGAATCAGATAACCTGAAATGGTTCAAGGACACAAGCGTAATCTTTAGTCGCAGACAGAAACAGGTGACCACAGGGAAAAATGATGATGTTGATTCAACTGGATCACTAAAGCTGACAAAACTGACCAAAGACAAGTCAGGACGATACATCCCACAGGTTTACAGTGCAGAGGGAATATTTATGGGGGGAAATTTACAAAGTGTGCTTTTGTGTGTATTAGGTAAGTAACAACACATTATACATACATTCATTTTGGTAATACAAATGTATAGCAAATGTTTTATCTGTTTCTATGTTAGTCACGCATTTAACCCACAGAAAACTGCTGGCTCATTGATATACTAAAGTTACTGTCTAATTTTGTGATGCAgtcttattacttttttaatgtattatCAGCAGTTCATATAATGTTGATATAATCAAATTTTCTTTACTCAGACCGTGTGCAGAAGCCCAATGTGACGATGACGTGTACAGGCGATAAGACAAGAGTCAGTTTTACTTGCAGTGTTGGTCAGGTGAGGACaatatttcatgttttattgacaTTTCCATGTAGTGAGTGTTAGGTGAGGCTGTGTGCAgtcaggaataggacccaaggtgcagactccggagacagacgtgaactcaaaaaggctttaatgctgaacgcaaCATGACATAACtagaaaaactcaaaataaacttacaccGGTGGAcaggcaaaacacacagcaaaataaacggtagatcgcaacacggacacagagaaacacagggcttaaatacacagagggagcaatcagggaatgggtaacaggagggaaacacagctggggcaaatcagaactgacgagaccaaagaagcacaaactgaacacactgagaaaagacagagaccttcaaagtaaaacaggaaacacataacacagactgaacaaagacacagactcacatgcaggcactacaaagggaacagagacgtgggaacagggcagacacaaacactgactgaacacggggatataggaacttaggatacacatagacgcgaactagacaaggggatgcaggtgataggggagacagagcaactaaagacgacagagacataagccataagacggaactcaaagaaaccaaaaactaggaagtataaataatatcaaaaactcaaaaaccctgggtcgacgacccaggcatcctaacagtgAGTTCCTCAAACAACTTATAATTAAGCTGCTGAAGAATCTGTGGACAAAGGTCTCATTTCCCCTCCACTGAAACCAAGCAGTTGAACTGTGTTGACTGTAAAATGCAGCTGAAACAGCAAGATTTATGTGCacatattattttaatatataaaatGGGATACAGCTAATCTAATTTCAGCTGAATTTGGCTTCTGTTGGCAATCATTCTCTTTGCCTcatgttttaaattttgattaattaagtttagtttagttttttacaaaagacacaaagacaacgACCCACTGAATAAAATGCTGAAATGTATTTAAGAATTTGTCTGTCAAATTATTAATTCCACAGTTAATTGTACAGagtcaccacacacacaaaaagaaaaatactcttATATTCTGAGCCGTGCactggaaaaacaagaaaaacaaaatgaaacaaaaaactacacacacacacacacacacacacacacacacacacacacacacactctaagcCTTCAACTAATCTACTAATTGTGTTTTCTCCCACAGAATGAGAAGATTGAATGGTTTAAGGATGGTAAACAGTTGGCAGAAAAAGGGAAGACGGTGACGAGAGTAGCCAAAGACGTGGCAAACTCCCATTTCTCTTGCAATGTTTCTAACACCATCGGCTCTGAGATCAGTCTGCCTGTTCAACAAATCTGCTATAAGCCTGGTAAGTATTACTTAACTCTGCAAACATTTAAATTTGCCTTTTTCCAAATGTTCGTGAGCTCATATCATAATAagattcttttcttcttctcttgtttTATTCCTGAAGTTTTCTCTGAAACAATATTTGGAATTAGCATCTGGGTTTTAGTGGGTGGTGGAGCAGGTATGTTGTGTCTTCTGTGTAATCCTTACATTTTAACATGTGTGGCATTGCTGAAATGCAGAGCAATTAAGCTTGAAGCAATGAACACAGGATTCAAATACAAAAACTCTTTACTTTACATGTCTAATACAATTTATTTTCATCCTCATCAGGTATTGTTCTGATTTTGATCCTAATTGTCATCGTTTGTTGTATCCGGATCAGACGAAAAAAGCATGTGCGACTAAACGgtgagattttatttttatttttttagttattttaaaacCACTGCATATAATCTGTTAGTTGCTTAAGAAGCTTCATTTCAGTCTAAACTTCTGAAAGGTTACTTGTGGAGCTCCCCAAGGTGCAGTGCTAGGACtactatatttatatttagactTAAGTTAATGTAATGGTAGCAGGTTAAAGACATTTCAAACTGCAGATCACtcaaatatattttgaaaatcttGTTAAATTGTGGACGAGGCATCTAAACCTGATCTTTCAAAAAAGCCATGCTGCAAATGCAAGCAATGCTCTTACTTATTTAAGATGATAACACTTAACTGgagcctttttaaaaattttactGACATAATGATTTAGCGGCCTAAAACTGCAGGGTCACATGCAGTCTGATCCAAACTCCACATGAACCATGTAACTCCGGCACACCACAACGTTGTCTTAGTTGTGTATGTTTACTGCAAAGGAGAtcaacttatttttatttatccttTTATTTATCCTTTTGTGTTTAGTTGACACAACCCCATCAAAGCCTTTTTCTCAGTAATAGCAGGTTTTACCTTTTTTCTTACCAACACTTTAACAGAGGATGGTGTTTCTCCAGGTCTGATTTGTAATCTATGCTTATTTTAACAGATGAGAGGGAGCTTTATTTGCAGTGGAGCAATCAAGAACAGGAACAGCCTGATTATTATGAACACCGCTACCTGCAGCAACTACCTGGCAATACCAGCAATATGGCTGAAAACAGCAACTCGCCGAGCAACATCCCGAAACCTGGCATCTGTACACACTGTGGCCTGAAGAGAGACGACTTGAAATAATGCAATCACCAGCATCCAGCCTCAGCTATAAGTCATTTATGTTTTTCAGCTTCGTGTTAAATGGATAAACTGGCTGCACACAACAAATTGGCAGATTAAAGGAAATGACCTCAAATACACAGtctgaataaataataatgagcATGTGGTTGACATGAAGTGATTAAACCAGATGTACAAACCTTAATCTGAAATACCAGCTGATTATCAATAATTTATTGAACTAAAACACCATCAAAACATCTCCAGACTTTGTTGTTTTGTaagtagattttaaaaaaaagttacccAGAGAAAGTGGGACAGACAGGAAGTCGGACTGTTTACATCTTCTGTAGTAACTCAGGCCGTACAATGTGGGCGCCTTTGTAAAGAATGACTGTTTAATCTTTGTGTCAGTACATTAAGAGCTTTCTGCTCTCTTTGCTCCTTGTTTTGAGGGAAAATATGCTCTTCTCGGTGGGAAGGGTTCATGCTGTATATTTGCTGTGAGAGTGAAAGTTCAGGATTTGCgtattttcatgtgttttttcttctttcagattTAAAGATTCCCACAACTGTGCACTGGACAATATATTTGTTGCTGCTTCTGTACCACATGCTGGATGTATATAAAATCCATATAATCAAAGTTCAGATCATGTGCAGATGCTTGCAGTGATTAAAAAGTGCACAGGGAAGTCATAAGTCACATTTATAGTAGTAGAACGTGTGGGCCGACTCCCAAAACCCTTCCAGTGATTCCCTTCACTGTAAAACATCAAACTCCATGTGCATGTGAATTGTAAAATGTCACAACTGTGTTTGTAGTAGCCTATGTGCACGTGCATGTGTAATGTAATGATGCCACCTTGTGGACATCTGCATATACTGACAGCGTATCACTGTTTATGACTTGATGCATTGCTCAAtgatccaggtaaggaaatcccaaaaagttgattctgttcatctggacgtagcgttgtcagtgggagaaacgtttcgtcactcatccaagtgacttgtTACATTTGAtccagtttaaataaaaaattgagACAGAAAACAGATTGAGACTCAGAGTTTGCTGCACATAGAGAGAGGATGAGTGCTTCAGGATTAAAGGATGAAAGGATGTGGACAGAGTAGTTGGACAGTACACTACAGGACACACATCATGGAAAAGAGGGATTTGAATTGAACAGACAGCTCAGATTAGACTTCATGGATCTACAGGTTGATCTACGTATACATGAAGTATGAATTCCTCACTCACTGTCTTACTTATCTGAGGAGGGGAAGGGTCTGTCAGCTAATAACAGTCACACTTATTTGATTTCAGTTAGTGTTGCAACTCAAAGTGTTTAGGAAGCACGGGCACATAATGAGGCTAACTTTCTGTCCTACAATACACACTAGAATAACTGTAAATGTCTCTCAGATTTCcaggttaaaataaataatgtctGTGTATTTGTTTTGAATATATCATGATTAAACACATAGATAGACAGTTGTACTAGCTGATATTTTGGGTTTTATACACCAAAATATAAGAATACATTATAAACTTATATCAAATCACTGTGCAGACTCTGTGCTCTCGGCCACTTTGACTCTGTCCTGTAATAAATTACTATCTTTTAATAATGATACATTTACTACTTTATCACAGCTAAGTGCTGAAACTACTAATTACTAAATAACtttattttgtactttcacATCAAActgataacaataataataatttcggATAACTTTATCATTTATGGTGGACTTCTTTCCATGGATACTGTTACCGATAAAATAACTGTTTCACTGGTTTCTCTTGCCTCACACTAAAACGCTAACACAAATGTTAGaaatttgattatttattttgttgggCTGATTATCATGCGGAATACAAATTTAATAGCATAGAGTAATGTTGAGAGACTGAGTGAACACCagcgccctctgcagtttgtgtgtgtaagtgcaaaagcttacagcacctggtattcccaggcggtctcccatccaagtactgaccaggcccgaccctgcttagcttccgagatcagacgagatcgggcgtgttcagggtggtatggccgtaagcgagagCATAGCTACATAAAAGACCTTTTATAGCTGGCAAATGTCACACACTTTGATATATATTATTGTGCTAAGCTTcatagtgtgtgaatgtgtgtgtgaatgggtggatgactggatgtgtaaagcgctttggggtccttagggactagtaaagcgctatacaaatacaggccatttaccgtTACAGCGAAACATGCAAACCTTAACTGCAGCTTCAAATTTGAGCTGCAAAAACGCTTTTCCAGCAGTAATATCACGATAAGAAGACATGTTCAGTGTTAAAGTGACAGAGGACGATTTGGAAGTCAAACATTTTTGTCGCTTTTTCTAGACTTtcacttacggccataccaccctgaacacgcccgatctcgtctgatctcggaagctaagcagggtcgggcctggtcagtacttggatgggagaccgcctgggaataccaggtgctgtaagcttttgcacttcgacacgcaaactgcagagggcgctGATGCTCACTTCCTCAACACCACTTACATCACACCCATTCACATCACATGTTAACATGAGGTGGAACGAAATTATGTACTTTATCTATGAGAGCAGACGAGGCCTCTTCCCTTCAAAACCACACATGCCCACTCACATAAACATGATGATGCCATgctctgacaggaaacagcctcTAAAATGGAAAGCGGCTGTTAGTTTAATGTGATGAGAACGGTGAAGAAGATGGCTTCTGCTGCCACCATCGCTGTTTCTGCTCTGCTGCTTCATCACTGCCTCCACAGGTACGCTACACTTCATCTCTGTATGCTGTCAGGTGTAGTTTTGTTGTATTTGAGGGAGTTTTAAATGAGCGATCAGGTTGACATTTCAAAGTTCATGTAGATGCAGTAAATGAGATAAAACATCAAACAATTgtgcttcttttaaaaaactgaTCATTATATTTACAAATTACAAGTATCATTCACCCAAAAGTGACCCACCAAATAAACT
The window above is part of the Maylandia zebra isolate NMK-2024a linkage group LG23, Mzebra_GT3a, whole genome shotgun sequence genome. Proteins encoded here:
- the LOC143414888 gene encoding uncharacterized protein LOC143414888, whose product is MTTVKKKMASAATIAVVLLCCFITASTGSQDDCVYAATGSSFTVPLRYKLKESDNLKWFKDTSVIFSRRQKQVTTGKNDDVDSTGSLKLTKLTKDKSGRYIPQVYSAEGIFMGGNLQSVLLCVLDRVQKPNVTMTCTGDKTRVSFTCSVGQNEKIEWFKDGKQLAEKGKTVTRVAKDVANSHFSCNVSNTIGSEISLPVQQICYKPVFSETIFGISIWVLVGGGAGIVLILILIVIVCCIRIRRKKHVRLNDERELYLQWSNQEQEQPDYYEHRYLQQLPGNTSNMAENSNSPSNIPKPGICTHCGLKRDDLK